A segment of the Lactobacillus sp. ESL0700 genome:
CGATTTCATCTTCGGTAAAATCATTTTTATTACTAAAGCTAAAGCCGCCTTTAGCCTTAGACTTAACGCCAGTATAAAGTTCTGAAGCTTGACCCTTTTCTTCAAGTAGTGGCTCAGCCTTTAATAGTAAATCAGGGTCATTATTAATCAGTCCCGTGTACTTTAGCCGCGTTTTACCATCAAGGGATGGCTGCTTCAGCATTAAATCAGTGCCAATCAAGTCTTTACCATTCAGGCGCTCAATTTGTCTGGTAACTGTTTGATAAAAAGCCCCTAATAAGGACAACGGATGATTACCAACAAAGAAGTCCTGATTTTGCGCTAACACATCAAGATAAGACACCATCTGCAAAGAGATGCCGTTATAAAATAAGCCGAGATTGAACTTTTTCGCTGATGACTTATAGTCAATTACTTGCGCCAAAAACTCCCGCTGATCAGAAATTTGCGCAAGATCTACCCGATCCATCTTGCCGCGTAAGTTAACGTAGTGTTCACCTGCTAAATTAGGAATCGCAAAGTTCAGACCTTTGACTTTTTCGCCTAGGCCAAAACTTAATTCTGAATATTTGGCCCGCAGTGGTGTTTTTTGCAAAGAACGGTGCCAATTATTGGCGACTTTAGTTGTCGTTTGGTCTAAACACCTAAATAGGTACTTGTTAAACGGGTCATTCATTAACTGCTGGTATTTAGTCTCATCCTGCATTTTTGCCCGCGCCAATTCGAGCAGTCTCTGTAAGGTTGCCTGATCGATTTCTGCTAAGTCGAGCTTTTGCTGGTTTAATTCCTTAACTAACCGATCAAAGGTCTCATGAAAGTAATTACCAGCTTGGATCACATCAAGCTCATTTTCAAACCGTTTTCTTAGCCGCAAACCATAATTTAAGAAATATTCGTAGGAATTTTCGTAAAAAGTTTCTAACTGCGAAACCGAAGAATTGAGGTTTTCACCGTATAATTTTTGGGCTAATTCTGGACCAATATCTTCCGGCCGATTATCAAATTGACTGGCTTCAAGAACCATTGCCGTTTTTTGTGGTAAATACTTTTGCGTCAGGGTTAATAATTGCTGAACCTGAGTCTGCGGCTTATTTTGATTCAAATAAGTTAAATAACCGAGGCTGGCTTCAGGATTAGTTAAAAATGACAGCAAATCCTGTAATTTATCCGGCAAGTTGTGCTGACTAAATTCGGGCGCACCAGCATTTTTCAGTCGTTCATAATAAATTGAGGGCTCAAGCTCCTCATTTGCAGCGTTTAAGACGGGATAAGACAGGTAAACCTTATCTTGGGCCAGCGCAAGCGACACGCCAAACTGGTAATTCTGATCTAAATTGCTCAGTTGCTGGCGGTCCTCTAAGTAAGAGTCCTCACCAAACGCTTGACTCAACTTGTCTAAGTTTTCCGTACTTAAAAAGCCCGGGGTGTTTTGAATTGCGGGCAGATTGTTGCTGGTTGCCCCAATAATGAAGACCTGCTTGTAGCCGCTGGTCTGAATCATCCCCATTTCAGACAGGTTGACCGCATCAAGAGTAGACGGAATTTGCGAAAACGTTGCTTCTTTGAAGCCATTGGTTAACACGTAAAAAAAGCTGTCAATGTCGAATTTATCGGGATTAATTAATAGATAATCGTGAAGCAAATTGATTAATAAGTCCCAGACCTGTTCGGGCTGCTGCGCCTGTTGCAATTCGCCCTGCTCTTGAGCATCTTCACGCCATTTTTCCAAACGTTTAGGAACCCCATTTTGGGTTAAAAAGTTAAAGAAAATGGTAACAGCGCGTTGACTATCAGTCTCTTTTTTCATTTCAGTAAGTAAGTCTGAAATTCGCTTGACAAAATAATCCTTAAGCTTGCTGATGTTAGCAACTTCATTAGGAATTTTATCTAATCTAATGACTTCCGCAGCCACATAATTGGTAAAATCGCGGCGCCACAAATTATGGTTAATTCCGTGTGCTAGGACAAAGTTTTCAAGCTCGTCAACATCGTGAATATAGGCGGCCTCTTCTTGATACCAATCCGGAATTAACAGTCGCGTTTTTAAAATCGCTAGCAAGTTGCTGGTTTGCAGGGGTCTAGTAAGTAGCTGAGCAATATTCTCAATCAGCACTACCAAGGGATGGTACTTCATCTCCTGTTGCAGATCATTAAAAAAGGGAATCTGATTTTGCCGCAAAATTGGCGTCAAGTAGGTTTCATATTCATGCAAATTGGGTGCTAATACCAAAAAATCACGGTAGCGATAATTACTCAGAGCTACTTGCTGGTAAATTGTGCGGGCGACAAAGTAAGCTTCAGCGTAACGCGAATCGGCACGCACTAACTGGACCTGATTTATTTTCTCAGGTACGGCAGTTGTTCCCGTCCAAAACTCATTTAGTAACTCACGATTTGATTGCTTAGGTGCAATTGGCGTTCCAATAACCTGATAATTTAAGTTATGATCATCAAGATAATGCGTTAATTGGCCAATTGTTTTTTGAATAACATAGTCGTAATCGCCAGCCTCGGCATCAGAATCAATTTGGCCCAGCTTTGTCTTAAAGGCCAAGGTAACATTGCCAGCATGCATCATGAGCAGCTTAATAGTCAGACTTTCTTGCAGCGAAAAGTGAGAAAAATCGCTGAAATAAAAATCCGTCTTGCCCAAGTCTTTTTTGCTAGCTAATAATTCGTTTAACTGCAGCTGCACTTCATTCTTGGTTGAAAACTTATCCGTAATTTCTGTGATAAAGGCATCATAAATAACGCGCAAGTCCGCAATTTTGTTTTTCGTTTCTAAATCTAAATTACTGTCATCAAGTTCGTCGAGGTCTAAGTTACCCGCCCGCACCTGCAAAATGGTGTCATAGAGCTGCTTGACTAAGCCAGAATTAACAGTAACGTTCTTAAATAAATGCAGCTGATCACGCTGGTTTTCAATAATTTTTGCCAGCAGCATGGCCGCAGCCGCATCATCTAATTGCGTCGGCAGTCCTTCTTCAGCGTCTTTTAAAAAGTACCAGGCTAGTCGTGAAAACGACAAAACCTGCAGATTTTTCACTGATTGCTCAACTTGCTTTTGACTCAGCGCAAGCTTATTTATTGCCCTAATTTCTGTGGTAAACTTAATATGATTAGGTACAATGATAAAAGTTTCATGTTCTGGCTGGTTTTGATAATTTTCAATTGCTAGTTGCAGAATTTTTTCTTGCAAGGGATCTGTTTGGCGACCGACTAGAATCTTGATCATTTGTTCACTTCTCCTTAGCTAATATTTTAGCATAGGAGCCGCAATTTTTTACTAACATTAAGGATCTTAAATAAAATGAAATGTAGTTATTTAGCACATGGCAAAGTTATCCTGATTGGTGAGCACGCAGTTGTTTATGGTTACGATGCCCTTGCCATGCCGATTATGTCCTTGCAGATTAAAGCTAGTGTTGAACCGAGCTCAACCATGTGGATGGATACTGCTCGCTATCACGGGCCCTTTTTTACTGCGCCAGATGAATATGACGGGTTAAAATATGTGGTCAAGACAATGCTTACTAAGGCAGATAGTAATGCGCCACTTAAAATCACTTATACCGGTGAAATTCCAACGGAACGTGGTTTCGGTTCCAGTGCAACCGTTGCTCTGGCCACAACTAAGGCAATGAACGAGTATTTTGCGCTAAACCTGACGGAGAAAGAAATCATGGCGATTACCAACCATGCCGAAATGATTAATCACGGTAAGGCCTCCGGTCTTGATGCGGCAACTGTTAATTCTGCTAATTTAGTCTTTTTTAACCAAAAAATGGGACCTAAAACGCTCAATGCAAAACTGGGAGCCACCTTGCTAATCATGGATACTGGAGAACTTGGTAGCACAAAAGAAGCAGTTAACCAGGTTCACACGCAAATGATTGCCGATCCTGCTAAAAAGCAAATGATTGCCCAACTAGGACAGTTAGCTACTGCAACTAAAGCGGCATGGCTTAACCAAGATCAAATTCAGGTTGGTCATATTTTTAGTCAGGCGCAAGCAATTCTGCAGGCGTTTGG
Coding sequences within it:
- a CDS encoding PD-(D/E)XK nuclease family protein, producing MIKILVGRQTDPLQEKILQLAIENYQNQPEHETFIIVPNHIKFTTEIRAINKLALSQKQVEQSVKNLQVLSFSRLAWYFLKDAEEGLPTQLDDAAAAMLLAKIIENQRDQLHLFKNVTVNSGLVKQLYDTILQVRAGNLDLDELDDSNLDLETKNKIADLRVIYDAFITEITDKFSTKNEVQLQLNELLASKKDLGKTDFYFSDFSHFSLQESLTIKLLMMHAGNVTLAFKTKLGQIDSDAEAGDYDYVIQKTIGQLTHYLDDHNLNYQVIGTPIAPKQSNRELLNEFWTGTTAVPEKINQVQLVRADSRYAEAYFVARTIYQQVALSNYRYRDFLVLAPNLHEYETYLTPILRQNQIPFFNDLQQEMKYHPLVVLIENIAQLLTRPLQTSNLLAILKTRLLIPDWYQEEAAYIHDVDELENFVLAHGINHNLWRRDFTNYVAAEVIRLDKIPNEVANISKLKDYFVKRISDLLTEMKKETDSQRAVTIFFNFLTQNGVPKRLEKWREDAQEQGELQQAQQPEQVWDLLINLLHDYLLINPDKFDIDSFFYVLTNGFKEATFSQIPSTLDAVNLSEMGMIQTSGYKQVFIIGATSNNLPAIQNTPGFLSTENLDKLSQAFGEDSYLEDRQQLSNLDQNYQFGVSLALAQDKVYLSYPVLNAANEELEPSIYYERLKNAGAPEFSQHNLPDKLQDLLSFLTNPEASLGYLTYLNQNKPQTQVQQLLTLTQKYLPQKTAMVLEASQFDNRPEDIGPELAQKLYGENLNSSVSQLETFYENSYEYFLNYGLRLRKRFENELDVIQAGNYFHETFDRLVKELNQQKLDLAEIDQATLQRLLELARAKMQDETKYQQLMNDPFNKYLFRCLDQTTTKVANNWHRSLQKTPLRAKYSELSFGLGEKVKGLNFAIPNLAGEHYVNLRGKMDRVDLAQISDQREFLAQVIDYKSSAKKFNLGLFYNGISLQMVSYLDVLAQNQDFFVGNHPLSLLGAFYQTVTRQIERLNGKDLIGTDLMLKQPSLDGKTRLKYTGLINNDPDLLLKAEPLLEEKGQASELYTGVKSKAKGGFSFSNKNDFTEDEIDLLLKYDEDLIKAASSQILSGQVKLNPYQYGKGQNALTYSDYRDVFFFDAMLKENKYHQISNLSKKELLNKIKEKLGESD
- the mvk gene encoding mevalonate kinase, with translation MKCSYLAHGKVILIGEHAVVYGYDALAMPIMSLQIKASVEPSSTMWMDTARYHGPFFTAPDEYDGLKYVVKTMLTKADSNAPLKITYTGEIPTERGFGSSATVALATTKAMNEYFALNLTEKEIMAITNHAEMINHGKASGLDAATVNSANLVFFNQKMGPKTLNAKLGATLLIMDTGELGSTKEAVNQVHTQMIADPAKKQMIAQLGQLATATKAAWLNQDQIQVGHIFSQAQAILQAFGLATTKIDQLEKLALANGALGFKLSGSGLGGIVIALCPNRKTAEKIATSSQTLITGSWIEEI